The Rhododendron vialii isolate Sample 1 chromosome 8a, ASM3025357v1 genome has a window encoding:
- the LOC131298393 gene encoding PHAF1 protein At3g51130 — protein MQQRPRRRCEGTAMGAIVLDLRPGLGIGPFSLGMPICEAFDQIEQQPNIYDVVHVKYLDEEPLKLDIVISFPDHGFHLRFDPWSQRLRLIEIFDVKRLQMRYAATLIGGPSTLATFVAVYTLFGPTFPGIYDKDRGVYTLFYPGLSFSFPIPAQYTDCCRHGEAELPLEFPDGTTPVTCRVSIYDSSTDSKVGVGSLTDKAHAPPLPVGSLYMEEVHVELGEELWFTIGGQHIPFGASPQDVWTELGRPCGIHQKQVDQMVIHSASDPRPRTTLCGDYFYNYFSRGLDILFDGLTHKIKKFVLHTNFPGHADFNSYIKCNFSIYSSDFGGSFHREVNPSKHCITPSTKWEQVKEILGDCGRAAIQTKGSASNPFGSTFVYGYQNVAFEVMKNGYIATVTLFQS, from the exons ATGCAGCAGAGACCTAGGCGCAGGTGCGAGGGCACGGCCATGGGTGCCATCGTATTGGATCTCCGCCCTGGCCTCGGAATCGGACCCTTCTCTCTCG GAATGCCGATTTGCGAAGCTTTTGATCAAATAGAGCAGCAACCTAACATCTACGATGTTGTCCACGTGAAGTACCTTGACGAG GAGCCTCTAAAACTGGATATTGTTATAAGCTTTCCGGATCATGGTTTCCATCTTCGTTTCGATCCATGGTCACAG AGGCTACGGcttattgaaatttttgatgTTAAGCGGCTTCAAATGCGTTATGCTGCTACCTTGATTGG GGGACCTTCCACTCTAGCTACTTTTGTAGCTGTATATACACTTTTTGGGCCAACATTTCCTGGAATTTATGACAAAGATAGAGGTGTCTACACCCTATTCTATCCA GGattatccttttcttttccgaTTCCAGCTCAGTATACGGATTGCTGTCGTCATGGAGAAG CGGAGTTACCCTTGGAGTTCCCGGATGGCACTACTCCAGTCACTTGCCGTGTCTCTATCTATGATAGCTCTACAGATAGTAAAGTTGGTGTTGGTTCGCTAACAGACAAGGCTCATGCTCCTCCTCTGCCTGTTGGCAGCCTCTATATGGAAGAGGTGCATGTTGAG CTTGGGGAAGAGTTATGGTTTACTATTGGCGGGCAGCATATCCCATTTGGTGCATCACCACAA GATGTGTGGACTGAATTAGGCCGTCCTTGTGGAATTCATCAAAAGCAG GTAGATCAAATGGTGATACATTCTGCCTCTGATCCTCGGCCACGGACAACTCTCTGTGGTGATTACTTCTACAATTATTTCAGTCGTGGCTTGGACATATTATTTGATGGCCTG ACTCACAAAATCAAGAAATTTGTTTTGCACACCAACTTTCCAGGGCATGCAGATTTTAATTCGTACATAAAGTGCAATTTTTCTATTTATAGTTCTGATT TTGGTGGGTCGTTTCATCGTGAAGTAAATCCCTCTAAACATTGCATTACACCCAGCACAAAATGGGAGCAAGTGAAG GAGATTCTTGGGGATTGTGGCCGAGCTGCCATCCAAACAAAAGGTTCTGCAAGCAATCCTTTTGGATCAACTTTTGTATATGGCTATCAGAATGTTGCTTTTGAG GTTATGAAGAATGGTTATATCGCAACTGTCACTCTCTTCCAGTCATGA
- the LOC131336315 gene encoding zinc finger CCCH domain-containing protein 44-like has protein sequence MDGADSSGSGLHNPRAESDSRSSDPIAAAVELFGLSNANSAHPMHGPQLIGVTATVTEIGGGKRKRGRPPKGQSKQTPLKKRKEDEEEDVCFICFDGGSLVLCDRKGCPKAYHPACIKRDEAFFRSKAKWNCGWHICSSCQKAAHYMCYTCTYSLCKACAKYADYVCVRGNKGFCTTCMKTIMLIENNGQGNKEMVQVDFDDKSSWEYLFKVYWVLLKEKLSLTLDELTQAQNPWKAAGTVAYKAKSLDVHYGGNEGKVAIPSITSRLLEANNCDRPKEQLNLPKKGGSPSTDRSISDNNSISMETKEWASKELLEFVAHMRNGDTSFLSQFDVQTLLLDYIKINNLRDHGQQSQIICDLRLRNLFGRPLVGHVEMLKLLEFHCLTKEDSRKDVIQDNTVHDVLSQVEGDGNNDNLFMMGKHKKHKTRGKGDERGPQINLDEYAAIDVHNIKLIYLRRDLMESLLVDNGKFHDKVVGSFVRIRISSGDPNIDMYRLVEVVGTCKVAVPYKIGDKTTDFKLAILNLDKKENISIDAISNQEFSEDECQRLRQTIKCGLVAGLTVGKVRERAMALQEVKLNDRLETEILQLNNLRDQASEKGHNKELRDCVEKLELLKTPEEYQRRLHEIPDVHADPNMDPNCHSDEDPAVDSNHIQDEHAKPRYSGLSRNERDPNLNSSLNDDVSYHSGSRSMSSPFYLDKGASSRDIERKNKSLVNEGKDACGSNIYEKPGNRVDSSGSVVGGWNNQIGSFSGVGSEASVASLSTGSAPVAYDSEIDKLWHYRDPNGSIQGPFCMLQLRKWRTTGYFPPDMRIWSLNDEEGHSFLLMDVLDGHLSKSTSMGYASLPTQEVIKGSSDGGLRNCDGGQWSGSMNEAVAQSKASRVYMNDIQTGSSNSEHPQVHCPAPSVVFIEQAHEPSLHQASGDEVQMSLNRVNGIPHGNTVHQTTGGQIHENQSSSLTVNYSSNNWDSNSGFASVVNSTDMVEKIFGIDINLPSPPRKTSNGDSNGPSTQNQQSVPSNGFVQDLNIPNLPSSTSKPIDGDEKADSTIHNVPSPQTKPADKDENAKAIDNKQFVSTDFEVQLPEVSHKWGGYSSTHTKPSFEEWNSGFLSSIKSPQVGNDRAAISTSKCDELATPSPPHPSCSWLASVTEPIEISTLAEESVSDLLAEVDAMESQGGGDLASPTSVNGGEDLFHDSKIDCFTSHMSLVPPLVKNVGLASTEEINLPPPPQLTPTVERIRAPSQGGVLDPVKRSSKKSSTSSKVEVETKLTEPSTIGRDMVDGKHMETGVGRALTQGNSNRGIGHAQGTPRGSSNPNRSASSGFTGRDSHSKYGGERLVSPRDRAFQSPRDQSPRDRDSGFSRGRPSGNSRQSSFGGSSGGVGGGSSGGGYSRPQPKGPRVCKFFESGYCKKGAACNYLHQR, from the exons ATGGACGGAGCTGATTCGTCGGGCTCGGGCCTTCACAATCCTCGCGCCGAGTCCGACAGCAGAAGCTCCGACCCGATTGCGGCGGCCGTGGAGCTTTTCGGGCTCTCGAACGCCAACAGTGCCCACCCGATGCACGGTCCCCAGCTCATCGGAGTGACGGCGACGGTGACCGAGATTGGCGGCGGGAAGCGGAAGCGAGGTCGGCCGCCGAAGGGTCAGTCGAAGCAAACGCCGTTGAAGAAACGGAAGGAAGACGAGGAAGAAGACGTTTGTTTTATCTGCTTCGATGGTGGGAGCCTCGTGCTCTGCGATCGCAA GGGTTGCCCCAAGGCATACCATCCAGCTTGCATAAAGCGGGACGAGGCATTCTTCCGATCCAAGGCGAAATGGAATTGCG GTTGGCATATATGTAGTAGTTGTCAGAAGGCTGCCCATTACATGTGCTACACTTGCACATATTCCTTGTGCAAGGCATGCGCTAAATATGCTGACTATGTGTGTGTACGAGGGAACAAAGGCTTCTGCACAACATGCATGAAAACTATCATGCTGATTGAAAATAATGGCCAAGGGAACAAGGAAATG GTTCAAGTAGATTTTGATGACAAGAGTAGCTGGGAGTATCTTTTCAAGGTATACTGGGTTCTCTTGAAGGAGAAGCTGTCTTTAACTTTAGATGAGCTTACTCAAGCTCAAAATCCTTGGAAAGCAGCTGGTACTGTGGCCTATAAGGCGAAATCTTTGGATGTGCATTATGGTGGTAATGAGGGCAAAGTTGCTATTCCAAGCATTACTTCTAGACTCCTGGAGGCAAATAACTGTGATAGGCCAAAAGAACAGCTAAACTTACCTAAAAAAGGTGGCTCTCCCAGCACGGACAGGTCAATTAGTGACAATAACAGCATTTCTATGGAAACCAAAGAGTGGGCATCTAAAGAACTCTTGGAGTTTGTTGCACACATGAGGAATGGCGATACATCTTTCCTATCTCAGTTTGATGTCCAGACGCTTTTGCTAGACTATATAAAGATAAACAATCTTCGTGATCACGGTCAGCAAAGTCAAATCATTTGTGATTTGAGGCTTAGAAACCTGTTTGGGAGACCACTTGTGGGTCATGTTGAAATGTTAAAGCTTCTTGAATTTCACTGTCTTACGAAAGAGGACTCAAGGAAAGATGTAATTCAAGACAATACTGTTCATGATGTTTTGAGCCAGGTTGAGGGTGATGGAAACAATGATAACCTATTCATGATGGGTAAGCATAAGAAACATAAAACTCGTGGAAAGGGCGACGAGAGAGGACCACAAATAAATCTTGATGAGTATGCTGCAATTGATGTTCACAACATTAAGTTGATCTATTTGCGGCGTGATTTGATGGAAAGTCTACTTGTTGATAATGGAAAGTTCCATGATAAGGTTGTTGGGTCGTTTGTGCGAATAAGAATTTCTAGTGGTGATCCAAATATAGATATGTACAGGCTTGTCGAAGTTGTAG GTACTTGTAAGGTGGCAGTCCCGTATAAAATTGGTGACAAGACAACAGATTTCAAGCTTGCGATATTAAATTTGGACAAGAAAGAGAACATATCAATTGATGCTATTTCCAATCAAGAGTTCTCTGAG GATGAATGCCAAAGATTACGTCAAACTATAAAATGTGGGCTTGTTGCAGGGTTGACAGTA GGTAAGGTGCGGGAGAGAGCTATGGCACTTCAGGAAGTGAAACTCAATGAT CGGCTGGAAACGGAGATATTGCAGCTCAATAATCTTCGGGATCAAGCAAGTGAAAAGGGGCATAACAAAGA GCTTAGAGACTGTGTAGAGAAACTAGAGCTTCTGAAGACACCCGAGGAATATCAGCGCAGGCTACATGAGATACCTGATGTACATGCGGATCCAAATATGGATCCTAATTGTCACTCTGATGAAGATCCTGCTGTAGATAGCAACCATATACAAG ATGAGCATGCAAAACCAAGATATTCTGGATTAAGTAGAAATGAAAGGGATCCAAATCTGAACTCTTCTCTGAATGATGATGTTTCATATCATTCTGGCAGTAGAAGCATGTCGTCTCCATTTTACTTGGACAAAGGAGCTTCTAGCAGGGAtatagaaagaaagaacaaatccTTGGTTAATGAGGGAAAAGATGCATGCGGATCAAATATCTATGAGAAACCAGGAAACCGGGTTGATTCATCTGGTTCAGTCGTTGGCGGTTGGAATAATCAAATTGGATCTTTTTCTGGGGTTGGATCAGAAGCTTCAGTTGCATCTCTCTCTACTGGCAGCGCACCAGTTGCTTACGATAGCGAAATAGACAAACTGTGGCACTACCGAGACCCAAATGGAAGTATACAAGGACCGTTTTGTATGTTGCAGCTGCGTAAATGGAGAACCACTGGATACTTCCCACCTGATATGAGGATATGGAGTTTAAATGATGAGGAAGGCCACTCTTTTCTCTTGATGGATGTATTGGATGGACATTTAAGTAAATCGACGTCAATGGGATATGCATCTTTACCAACGCAGGAAGTTATTAAAGGTTCCTCCGATGGTGGATTACGCAACTGTGATGGTGGTCAGTGGAGTGGCAGTATGAATGAAGCAGTAGCCCAGTCTAAAGCTAGCAGGGTATACATGAATGATATTCAGACCGGAAGTTCTAACTCTGAGCACCCCCAAGTGCATTGTCCAGCACCTTCAGTTGTATTTATAGAGCAGGCCCATGAACCTTCTCTGCATCAAGCAAGCGGTGATGAGGTACAAATGTCTTTGAATCGTGTAAATGGGATTCCACATGGAAACACTGTGCATCAGACTACTGGTGGACAGATTCATGAGAACCAATCCTCTAGTCTGACTGTAAACTATTCTTCAAACAACTGGGATTCCAACTCTGGTTTTGCTTCTGTTGTGAATTCAACTGACATGGTAGAGAAAATATTCGGAATTGATATCAATCTGCCTAGTCCACCGCGAAAGACTAGCAATGGGGACTCCAACGGTCCTTCTACCCAAAATCAGCAGTCGGTGCCGTCAAATGGTTTTGTTCAAGATTTAAATATACCAAATCTGCCAAGTTCCACATCCAAGCCGATTGATGGGGATGAGAAAGCTGACTCTACTATCCATAATGTGCCAAGTCCCCAAACAAAGCCAGCTGACAAGGATGAGAATGCTAAGGCCATTGACAACAAACAGTTTGTCTCCACAGATTTCGAGGTGCAACTTCCTGAAGTATCTCATAAATGGGGTGGATATTCCTCTACTCACACAAAACCTTCTTTTGAGGAATGGAATTCGGGTTTCCTGTCTTCAATTAAATCACCTCAAGTGGGCAACGATCGTGCTGCTATTTCTACTTCTAAGTGCGATGAACTTGCTACTCCTTCCCCACCCCATCCTTCATGCAGTTGGCTGGCAAGTGTCACTGAGCCCATCGAGATTAGCACTTTGGCTGAGGAATCAGTCTCCGATTTGTTGGCTGAAGTTGATGCAATGGAGTCTCAAGGCGGTGGTGATCTCGCTTCCCCTACTTCGGTGAATGGCGGTGAGGACTTGTTTCATGATTCTAAAATCGATTGTTTTACTTCCCATATGTCGTTGGTCCCTCCACTTGTGAAAAATGTCGGTTTGGCCTCCACGGAGGAGATAAatttaccaccaccaccacaacttaCTCCGACTGTTGAACGAATTCGAGCACCATCTCAGGGTGGTGTCCTTGATCCTGTAAAGAGGTCTAGTAAGAAATCCTCTACCAGCTCTAAAGTGGAGGTAGAAACTAAGCTAACTGAACCATCCACCATCGGTCGGGATATGGTTGATGGAAAACATATGGAAACTGGTGTTGGCCGAGCGTTGACTCAAGGGAATTCAAATAGGGGAATAGGACACGCTCAAGGGACACCTCGGGGAAGTTCAAACCCGAACCGGAGCGCTTCGTCTGGATTTACAGGGCGGGACTCACATTCTAAATATGGTGGTGAGCGATTAGTGAGCCCAAGAGACCGGGCTTTCCAAAGCCCAAGAGACCAGAGCCCAAGAGACCGCGATTCAGGATTTAGCAGGGGTAGGCCTTCGGGGAATAGTAGGCAGTCATCGTTTGGTGGCAgtagtggtggtgttggtggtggtagCAGCGGCGGTGGTTACTCCAGGCCACAGCCTAAAGGGCCGCgagtttgtaaattttttgaaagtgGGTATTGCAAGAAGGGAGCAGCTTGTAATTATTTGCATCAGCGATGA
- the LOC131298396 gene encoding uncharacterized protein LOC131298396 isoform X1 encodes MSSSSSMLSPTQRYAAGALFGMALRQAQIHQTHPLGSSAPSADEDPTADRISSGSSSDSVAEDPQLWVHDSSGLLRPIFRFLEIDKNAWTGLEETAGSSPATHHIGAFLRLLSEESTDTSSEMKDMELALSKSVDVIAQTTETTPPDFERKMEKHREYEQECRQKCSTDMQPNTEVETMHLEIPEGPSCNMIDGEQTTNQAGSNIHEKPPEEVTMLSYQRKVTVLYELLSACLADIPEDGKKSKKRRRGYDARHRVALRLLTTWFDINWNKMEAVEIMVACSAMAIVKEQQSKEEETQSPKSSWAKWKRRGIIGAAALTGGALLAITGGLAAPAIAAGLGALAPTLGTLIPVIGASGFAAAASAAGTVAGSVAVAASFGAAGAGLTGSKMARRTGSVDEFEFKAIGENHNQGRLAVEIFVSGFVFEKEDFIEPWEGRHDNLERYALQWESKNLIAVSTAIQDWLTSRVAMELMTRGAMMTVLSTLFAALAWPAALLSVTDLIDSKWAIALDRSDKAGKLLAEVLLKGLQGQRPVTLVGFSLGARVIFKCLQYLAETEHSAGLVERVVLLGAPIPIKDESWEAARKIVAGRFVNAYSTNDWMLGVAFRASLLTQGLAGIQPINVPGIENVNVTELIEGHSSYLWATQQILEQLELDAYYPVFSSTLVRP; translated from the exons atgtcgtcgtcgtcgtcaatGTTATCGCCGACTCAGAGGTACGCGGCCGGAGCCCTGTTCGGGATGGCCCTACGCCAGGCCCAGATCCACCAGACCCACCCGTTGGGCTCCTCCGCCCCTTCCGCCGACGAGGATCCCACCGCGGATCGCATCAGCAGCGGCAGCAGTAGCGATTCAGTCGCCGAGGACCCACAGCTCTGGGTCCACGATTCTTCCGGACTCCTCCGCCCTATATTCCG GTTCCTTGAGATAGATAAGAATGCGTGGACTGGGCTTGAAGAAACTGCTGGGTCTTCTCCTGCCACACATCATATTGGAGCG TTCTTGAGATTACTTTCAGAAGAAAGCACCGATACTTCCTCAGAAATGAAGGACATGGAACTTGCCTTGTCAAAATCTGTTGATGTCATCGCACAAACCACGGAAACAACTCCTCCCGATTTTGAGCGTAAGATGGAAAAACATCGTGAGTATGAGCAAGAATGTCGGCAGAAATGTTCCACTGACATGCAACCAAACACTGAAGTGGAAACTATGCACCTTGAAATCCCAGAGGGGCCTAGTTGTAATATGATTGACGGTGAACAGACAACTAACCAAGCTGGGAGTAATATACATGAAAAACCACCAGAGGAGGTAACAATGCTTAGTTACCAGAGGAAAGTGACAGTGCTTTATGAGCTTCTTTCAGCTTGTCTAGCAGATATACCTGAAGACggtaaaaaatctaaaaaacgAAGGAGGGGCTATGATGCTCGACATCGCGTAGCTCTGCGGTTGCTGACAACCTGGTTTGATATAAATTGGAATAAAATG GAAGCGGTTGAGATTATGGTTGCTTGCTCTGCGATGGCTATCGTGAAAGAgcaacaatcaaaagaagaagaaacccaGTCACCAAAAAGCTCTTGGGCCAAGTGGAAACGTAGAGGAATAATAGGTGCAGCTGCATTAACGGGAGGAGCATTACTGGCAATTACTGGTG GGTTGGCTGCTCCAGCTATTGCTGCGGGTTTAGGTGCTTTAGCGCCTACATTGGGAACTCTCATTCCAGTGATAGGAGCAAGTGGGTTTGCTGCAGCTGCAAGTGCTGCAGGAACTGTTGCTGGCTCTGTTGCAGTGGCTGCATCCTTTGGAG CTGCTGGAGCTGGACTTACTGGGAGTAAAATGGCTAGGAGAACTGGAAGCGTTGATGAATTCGAGTTCAAAGCTATTGGGGAAAACCACAACCAAGGC CGGCTTGCAGTTGAAATATTTGTGTCAGGATTTGTTTTTGAGAAGGAAGATTTCATAGAGCCCTGGGAAGGACGGCATGATAACTTGGAAAG GTATGCACTGCAGTGGGAGTCCAAGAATCTGATTGCTGTAAGCACAGCAATTCAGGACTGGCTAACTTCAA GAGTTGCTATGGAGTTAATGACGCGAGGTGCCATGATGACTGTATTAAGCACACTTTTCGCGGCATTGGCATGGCCAGCAGCGTTACTCTCTGTCACTGATTTGATTGACAGCAAATGGGCCATTGCTTTGGACAG ATCTGATAAGGCTGGAAAGCTGCTTGCGGAAGTGTTGCTAAAAGGATTGCAAGGGCAAAG GCCTGTGACACTTGTAGGTTTCTCACTGGGAGCACGAGTGATTTTCAAGTGTCTCCAGTATTTGGCTGAAACTGAACATAGTG CTGGACTTGTAGAAAGAGTTGTTCTTCTTGGGGCACCAATTCCAATTAAAGATGAGAGCTGGGAAGCAGCTAGAAAG ATTGTGGCTGGGAGATTTGTGAATGCTTATTCTACTAATGATTGGATGCTAGGAGTTGCTTTCCGTGCTAG CCTGCTTACGCAAGGATTAGCTGGAATTCAACCAATTAATGTTCCTGGAATTGAGAAT GTTAATGTAACAGAACTCATCGAGGGTCACTCTTCTTATCTGTGGGCTACCCAGCAGATACTTGAACAGCTTGAACTAGATGCATATTATCCTGTTTTTAGTAGCACTCTCGTCCGACCTTAG
- the LOC131298396 gene encoding probable lipase MIL1 isoform X2, whose protein sequence is MSSSSSMLSPTQRYAAGALFGMALRQAQIHQTHPLGSSAPSADEDPTADRISSGSSSDSVAEDPQLWVHDSSGLLRPIFRFLEIDKNAWTGLEETAGSSPATHHIGAFLRLLSEESTDTSSEMKDMELALSKSVDVIAQTTETTPPDFERKMEKHREYEQECRQKCSTDMQPNTEVETMHLEIPEGPSCNMIDGEQTTNQAGSNIHEKPPEEVTMLSYQRKVTVLYELLSACLADIPEDGKKSKKRRRGYDARHRVALRLLTTWFDINWNKMEAVEIMVACSAMAIVKEQQSKEEETQSPKSSWAKWKRRGIIGAAALTGGALLAITGGLAAPAIAAGLGALAPTLGTLIPVIGASGFAAAASAAGTVAGSVAVAASFGAAGAGLTGSKMARRTGSVDEFEFKAIGENHNQGRLAVEIFVSGFVFEKEDFIEPWEGRHDNLERYALQWESKNLIAVSTAIQDWLTSRVAMELMTRGAMMTVLSTLFAALAWPAALLSVTDLIDSKWAIALDRLDLTSKISVWKRLRLPFLLPRLPIIPQKVSFFPP, encoded by the exons atgtcgtcgtcgtcgtcaatGTTATCGCCGACTCAGAGGTACGCGGCCGGAGCCCTGTTCGGGATGGCCCTACGCCAGGCCCAGATCCACCAGACCCACCCGTTGGGCTCCTCCGCCCCTTCCGCCGACGAGGATCCCACCGCGGATCGCATCAGCAGCGGCAGCAGTAGCGATTCAGTCGCCGAGGACCCACAGCTCTGGGTCCACGATTCTTCCGGACTCCTCCGCCCTATATTCCG GTTCCTTGAGATAGATAAGAATGCGTGGACTGGGCTTGAAGAAACTGCTGGGTCTTCTCCTGCCACACATCATATTGGAGCG TTCTTGAGATTACTTTCAGAAGAAAGCACCGATACTTCCTCAGAAATGAAGGACATGGAACTTGCCTTGTCAAAATCTGTTGATGTCATCGCACAAACCACGGAAACAACTCCTCCCGATTTTGAGCGTAAGATGGAAAAACATCGTGAGTATGAGCAAGAATGTCGGCAGAAATGTTCCACTGACATGCAACCAAACACTGAAGTGGAAACTATGCACCTTGAAATCCCAGAGGGGCCTAGTTGTAATATGATTGACGGTGAACAGACAACTAACCAAGCTGGGAGTAATATACATGAAAAACCACCAGAGGAGGTAACAATGCTTAGTTACCAGAGGAAAGTGACAGTGCTTTATGAGCTTCTTTCAGCTTGTCTAGCAGATATACCTGAAGACggtaaaaaatctaaaaaacgAAGGAGGGGCTATGATGCTCGACATCGCGTAGCTCTGCGGTTGCTGACAACCTGGTTTGATATAAATTGGAATAAAATG GAAGCGGTTGAGATTATGGTTGCTTGCTCTGCGATGGCTATCGTGAAAGAgcaacaatcaaaagaagaagaaacccaGTCACCAAAAAGCTCTTGGGCCAAGTGGAAACGTAGAGGAATAATAGGTGCAGCTGCATTAACGGGAGGAGCATTACTGGCAATTACTGGTG GGTTGGCTGCTCCAGCTATTGCTGCGGGTTTAGGTGCTTTAGCGCCTACATTGGGAACTCTCATTCCAGTGATAGGAGCAAGTGGGTTTGCTGCAGCTGCAAGTGCTGCAGGAACTGTTGCTGGCTCTGTTGCAGTGGCTGCATCCTTTGGAG CTGCTGGAGCTGGACTTACTGGGAGTAAAATGGCTAGGAGAACTGGAAGCGTTGATGAATTCGAGTTCAAAGCTATTGGGGAAAACCACAACCAAGGC CGGCTTGCAGTTGAAATATTTGTGTCAGGATTTGTTTTTGAGAAGGAAGATTTCATAGAGCCCTGGGAAGGACGGCATGATAACTTGGAAAG GTATGCACTGCAGTGGGAGTCCAAGAATCTGATTGCTGTAAGCACAGCAATTCAGGACTGGCTAACTTCAA GAGTTGCTATGGAGTTAATGACGCGAGGTGCCATGATGACTGTATTAAGCACACTTTTCGCGGCATTGGCATGGCCAGCAGCGTTACTCTCTGTCACTGATTTGATTGACAGCAAATGGGCCATTGCTTTGGACAG GTTGGATCTCACTTCAAAAATTTCTGTATGGAAAAGACTGCGTTTGCCCTTCCTGTTACCCCGACTCCCCATCATCCCtcaaaaagtttcatttttccCCCCGTAG